Proteins from a genomic interval of bacterium:
- a CDS encoding M24 family metallopeptidase — translation MDLSAIQQALKDAGLDGWLFYDFHNRDAIAARILGMDTHRFASRRWYYYIPASGEPQKLVHRIEPWRCDHLPGAKHIYLPWQEQHALLKSMLGSAKKVAMQYSANNAIPYVSIVDGGTVELLRSFGIEVISSADLVGRFEAHLTMEDWASHKEAMAVLHKTKDAAFREVGRLIRAGVPPREVEIADFMRSIMREHHLHFEDGPIVGINQHAADPHFEPTEENSLTMKEGDLLLLDLWGKMDQPGSIYADITWMGYIGKSVPAALEEIFQIIRRGRDIAVALVRERFAAGATVYGWEVDDACRKVINEAGYGPFFTHRTGHNIGEEVHGNGVNIDNLETRDERTIIPGSCFSIEPGIYLPEKKLGFRTEIDVVVTDEGEVTVAGGLQERIVPILA, via the coding sequence ATGGATCTATCCGCCATTCAGCAAGCCCTTAAGGATGCCGGCCTGGACGGCTGGCTCTTCTATGATTTCCATAACCGCGACGCCATCGCCGCGCGCATCCTCGGCATGGACACCCATCGTTTCGCCTCGCGGCGCTGGTATTATTACATCCCGGCGAGCGGAGAGCCGCAAAAACTGGTGCACCGCATCGAACCCTGGCGCTGTGATCACCTCCCCGGTGCCAAACACATCTACCTGCCCTGGCAGGAACAGCACGCCCTGCTGAAATCGATGCTGGGGAGCGCCAAAAAAGTGGCGATGCAGTATTCCGCCAACAACGCCATACCCTACGTTTCCATCGTCGACGGCGGCACAGTCGAACTGCTGCGCAGCTTCGGGATCGAGGTGATTTCCAGCGCCGATCTGGTCGGCCGCTTCGAGGCCCATCTCACGATGGAGGACTGGGCCAGCCACAAGGAGGCGATGGCGGTGCTGCACAAGACCAAGGATGCGGCCTTTAGGGAAGTCGGCCGACTGATCCGCGCCGGGGTGCCCCCGCGCGAGGTCGAGATCGCCGACTTCATGCGCAGCATCATGCGCGAACACCATCTCCATTTCGAAGACGGCCCGATCGTCGGCATCAATCAGCATGCCGCCGACCCCCATTTTGAGCCGACAGAGGAGAACAGCCTGACCATGAAAGAGGGCGACCTCTTGCTGCTGGATCTTTGGGGCAAGATGGACCAGCCCGGCTCGATCTATGCCGACATCACCTGGATGGGCTACATCGGCAAGAGCGTCCCCGCAGCGCTCGAGGAGATATTCCAGATTATCCGTCGCGGCCGCGATATCGCCGTCGCCCTGGTGCGCGAACGCTTCGCCGCCGGCGCGACGGTCTACGGCTGGGAAGTCGATGACGCTTGCCGCAAGGTGATCAACGAGGCCGGTTACGGCCCCTTTTTCACCCACCGCACCGGCCACAACATCGGCGAGGAGGTGCACGGCAACGGGGTGAATATCGACAACCTCGAGACCAGGGATGAGCGTACCATCATTCCGGGCAGCTGTTTCTCAATCGAGCCGGGAATCTATCTGCCGGAAAAGAAGCTGGGCTTCCGCACCGAGATCGACGTCGTCGTCACCGATGAAGGGGAAGTGACGGTCGCCGGCGGTCTGCAGGAAAGGATCGTGCCGATCCTAGCCTGA
- a CDS encoding FlgD immunoglobulin-like domain containing protein, with protein sequence MKKTLFATLIMLLALAASALAAYDLQFVVVRNDMANNGYLDVKVQIASTGSTFNMGTSSLVFTYNTSAVNPQPLTITPHSFSGTMYQTMTLTEPFVGRLSLNIDLFVPNMGTLVPMSWTDVATVRFTIINKELKSNLVWRTEAPNYCVVYAHDQATVIGSGTLTPLDATLPVQLSAFTAINTAGVVKLAWTTQSEVNTVGFYVYRREGDTGEFQRISPLIESAGTSAAPRQYGFVDDRLEKGHTYTYLLEDRDVNGLISWHGPITVMIETVQLPEIFYVEQNYPNPFNPTTTIEYGLPEAAEVRIQIFNMRGELVRTLVDGLQQPGNLTRVWDGRNDLGMVVPSGVYFCRVQSGVEHRMIKMIFAK encoded by the coding sequence ATGAAAAAGACGCTTTTCGCAACGTTGATCATGCTGCTGGCCTTGGCTGCAAGCGCTTTGGCCGCCTACGATCTGCAATTTGTCGTCGTCCGGAACGATATGGCCAATAACGGCTACTTGGATGTCAAGGTGCAAATCGCCAGCACAGGCTCCACCTTCAATATGGGCACTTCCAGCCTGGTTTTTACCTATAACACGTCCGCCGTTAACCCGCAGCCCCTGACGATCACGCCGCACAGTTTCAGCGGGACTATGTACCAGACGATGACCTTGACTGAGCCTTTTGTCGGGCGCCTTTCGCTCAACATCGACCTCTTTGTGCCCAATATGGGGACCCTGGTACCGATGAGCTGGACCGATGTGGCGACGGTCCGCTTCACCATCATCAACAAGGAGCTGAAATCGAACCTGGTCTGGCGGACTGAAGCCCCCAACTATTGCGTCGTCTATGCGCACGACCAGGCGACGGTGATCGGCAGCGGCACCCTGACACCCCTCGACGCCACCCTGCCAGTGCAGTTGAGCGCTTTCACTGCGATCAACACTGCTGGCGTGGTCAAACTAGCCTGGACAACCCAGAGCGAAGTGAATACGGTCGGCTTTTATGTCTACCGCCGGGAGGGCGATACCGGCGAATTCCAGCGCATCAGCCCTCTGATCGAAAGCGCCGGAACCTCAGCGGCGCCGCGACAATACGGTTTTGTGGATGACCGGCTGGAAAAAGGCCATACATACACCTATCTCCTCGAGGACCGGGACGTCAACGGTCTGATCTCCTGGCATGGACCGATCACGGTGATGATCGAAACCGTGCAGCTCCCCGAGATCTTTTATGTCGAACAGAACTATCCCAATCCCTTTAATCCCACGACGACCATTGAGTACGGCCTGCCTGAAGCGGCGGAGGTGCGTATCCAGATTTTCAACATGCGCGGCGAGCTGGTCCGCACCCTGGTTGATGGCCTGCAGCAGCCGGGCAATCTCACCCGTGTCTGGGACGGCCGCAACGATCTGGGAATGGTGGTGCCGAGCGGCGTCTACTTCTGCCGTGTGCAGTCGGGGGTGGAACACCGCATGATCAAGATGATCTTCGCCAAATGA
- a CDS encoding LD-carboxypeptidase encodes MEKRKTAVTRREFLGGLAATGALAAWMTPLESEAEPLSLIKPAPLREGDYVGLVAPASPAFEPSTLVEGRMALEKLGYRVKIGRYAARKWGYLAGSDAERAEDLMAMFRDPEVRGIFALRGGYGTIRMLPLLDYRAIREHPKILIGYSDITSLHLAIHKLAGLITYHGAVATSTFNDYSTRYLKYILGRSEAAGRIETPAAALPMCFWPDRSPEVVRGPLTGGNLTLVCASLGTPYEIETTGKVLFLEETGEEPYDLDRMLTQLSQSGKLQSVAAILFDRCARCKPAEYKPAFENTLSVEEVLEDRLAGLGVPVLYGLSIGHVADKPVLPLGVTAAVFKKEAAFSLEEAAVGEK; translated from the coding sequence ATGGAAAAGAGAAAAACAGCGGTGACGCGCCGGGAATTCCTGGGTGGTCTCGCCGCCACCGGCGCCCTGGCTGCGTGGATGACGCCGCTCGAGAGCGAGGCGGAGCCGCTTTCATTGATCAAACCCGCCCCCTTGCGGGAGGGCGACTACGTCGGCCTGGTGGCCCCGGCCAGCCCGGCTTTCGAGCCGAGCACCCTGGTCGAAGGCCGGATGGCGCTCGAGAAACTCGGCTATCGGGTCAAGATCGGGCGTTATGCCGCCCGCAAATGGGGTTACCTGGCCGGATCGGACGCCGAACGCGCCGAGGACTTGATGGCGATGTTCCGCGATCCCGAGGTCCGGGGCATTTTTGCCTTGCGCGGCGGCTATGGAACCATCCGCATGCTGCCGCTGCTCGATTATCGGGCGATCCGCGAACATCCCAAGATCCTGATCGGATACAGCGACATCACCAGCCTCCATCTGGCGATTCACAAGCTGGCGGGCCTCATCACCTACCATGGTGCCGTCGCCACCTCCACCTTTAATGACTACTCAACCCGTTACCTCAAGTACATTCTGGGCCGAAGCGAAGCGGCCGGCCGGATCGAGACGCCGGCGGCGGCCTTGCCGATGTGCTTCTGGCCGGATAGGAGCCCGGAGGTTGTCCGCGGCCCTTTGACCGGCGGCAACCTCACCCTGGTCTGTGCCAGCCTCGGCACCCCCTACGAGATCGAAACCACCGGCAAAGTGCTCTTCCTCGAAGAGACCGGCGAGGAACCCTATGACCTGGACCGGATGTTGACCCAGCTGAGCCAATCCGGCAAGCTCCAGTCGGTAGCGGCGATCCTCTTCGACCGTTGCGCCCGCTGCAAACCGGCGGAGTACAAGCCGGCCTTCGAAAATACCCTGAGTGTGGAGGAGGTCCTGGAGGACCGCCTGGCCGGGCTGGGGGTGCCAGTACTCTACGGCCTTTCCATCGGCCATGTCGCAGACAAGCCGGTACTTCCTTTGGGCGTGACGGCGGCCGTATTTAAAAAAGAGGCGGCTTTTTCCCTGGAGGAGGCGGCGGTTGGCGAGAAATAA
- a CDS encoding bifunctional methionine sulfoxide reductase B/A protein encodes MLAGGLAISACQAQTGEIKYMKYNKLTPEEERIILHKGTERPFTGSYTDLEAEGTYLCKRCNAPLYRSTDKFHSGCGWPSFDDEIADAVKRIPDKDGRRTEIVCANCGAHLGHVFTGEGFTEKNTRHCVNSLSMTFVPAGEKLPEPIIGERSLPAGSLAKAWFAGGCFWGVEYYFEQAKGVKSAVSGFMGGHVDHPTYQQVCSGTTGHYETVEVSYDPAQTRYDTLARLFFEIHDPTQADGQGPDLGQQYHSVIFYSNPAEKATAEKLIGLLKEKGYKVVTEVKPAATFWPAEGYHQDYYAHKGTTPYCHFYTPRF; translated from the coding sequence ATGCTGGCGGGCGGGCTTGCCATCAGCGCCTGCCAGGCGCAAACCGGAGAAATTAAGTATATGAAATACAATAAATTGACACCAGAAGAGGAGCGGATTATTTTGCACAAGGGGACCGAGCGCCCTTTCACCGGCTCCTACACGGATCTTGAAGCCGAAGGCACCTATCTGTGCAAACGCTGCAACGCTCCACTCTACCGCTCCACAGACAAATTTCATTCCGGCTGCGGTTGGCCGAGCTTTGACGACGAGATCGCGGATGCGGTCAAGCGCATCCCCGATAAGGACGGCCGGAGGACCGAGATCGTCTGCGCCAACTGCGGCGCTCATCTAGGTCATGTCTTCACCGGTGAGGGCTTTACGGAGAAAAACACCCGTCACTGCGTCAACTCCCTTTCGATGACCTTCGTGCCGGCGGGAGAGAAGCTGCCTGAGCCCATCATCGGGGAGCGGAGCCTGCCGGCCGGATCGCTGGCGAAAGCCTGGTTTGCCGGTGGCTGCTTCTGGGGCGTGGAGTACTATTTCGAACAAGCCAAGGGCGTGAAATCGGCGGTATCAGGCTTTATGGGCGGCCACGTCGACCATCCCACCTACCAGCAGGTCTGCAGCGGCACCACCGGCCATTACGAGACCGTCGAGGTGAGCTACGATCCAGCGCAAACCCGCTATGATACTTTGGCGCGGCTTTTTTTCGAGATCCATGATCCCACCCAGGCGGACGGCCAGGGACCGGATCTTGGCCAGCAGTATCATTCGGTGATCTTTTATTCCAACCCGGCCGAGAAGGCGACGGCCGAAAAGCTGATCGGCCTCCTCAAGGAGAAAGGCTACAAGGTGGTCACGGAGGTCAAACCGGCTGCGACCTTTTGGCCGGCCGAAGGCTACCATCAGGACTATTACGCTCACAAGGGCACGACCCCCTACTGCCACTTTTATACGCCGCGCTTCTGA
- a CDS encoding Ig-like domain-containing protein: MNEKKTLHHRLIGALLILLILLLAACARQGAPPGGPVDKMPPRILASWPHPDTTRVALNSRITLQFNEAVDHRSCEESIFITPRPAQPARFKWHGKKLEILMPGGLLPHRTYVITVGTGTKDLRNITMAASYSLAFSTGDSLDRGALSGQIYSDTAVEGVQLWAYEINNQEAPNPATTPPLYVTQANVRGEFSLDYLALGAYRLFAVGDRDLNGRYDAERELIGVASRDYILTPSQPRLAGLILRATLQDTTPPILAGAAAPDNRHVDLRFSERMAERGLADPGNITITTGSDTLPVLDLFIDQRNTAYLHLLTAPQRAGAAYQATIRQGWDLANHALSDTARTAIFKGAALADTIKPYFISSLPEDKARTIALESPVTLYFSEAMDQPLAALAFALLDSGKIPVPGRITWRNSAAMVFTPAAPLRPERPYLVRMALDSLHDRQGNRIADTLVTVRFQTLNPDTLSEIAGSLRDDAAGRSGPFHLSARAGKEPAIEITQALEGAYRFERILPGEYRIDFFRDEDGNDRYSYGRPYPWQPAERYAVYPDTIKVRARWPNEGNNLILPE, translated from the coding sequence ATGAACGAGAAGAAAACGCTCCATCACCGCCTGATCGGTGCCTTGCTGATCCTGCTGATCCTCCTGCTGGCCGCCTGCGCCCGTCAGGGGGCGCCTCCCGGTGGACCAGTGGACAAAATGCCGCCGCGTATTCTGGCATCCTGGCCCCATCCCGACACCACCCGCGTCGCGCTGAACAGCCGGATCACCCTGCAATTCAACGAGGCCGTGGATCACCGTTCCTGCGAGGAGTCCATCTTCATCACACCGCGCCCGGCGCAACCTGCGCGCTTCAAGTGGCACGGCAAAAAACTGGAAATCCTCATGCCCGGAGGGCTGCTGCCCCATCGTACCTACGTCATCACGGTCGGCACCGGCACCAAGGACCTGCGCAACATCACCATGGCCGCTTCCTATTCGCTCGCCTTCTCGACCGGCGATTCGCTCGACCGCGGCGCTCTTTCCGGGCAGATCTACAGCGATACCGCTGTAGAGGGGGTACAACTCTGGGCGTATGAAATTAACAACCAAGAGGCCCCCAATCCAGCAACCACGCCCCCGCTCTATGTCACCCAGGCCAACGTCCGCGGTGAATTTTCCCTCGACTATCTGGCCCTCGGCGCCTATCGCCTTTTCGCCGTCGGCGATCGTGACCTGAATGGCCGCTACGATGCCGAGCGCGAACTCATCGGCGTCGCCAGCCGCGACTATATCCTGACGCCCTCACAACCGCGCCTCGCCGGGCTGATCCTGCGCGCCACGCTGCAAGACACCACGCCTCCCATCCTGGCCGGGGCCGCCGCACCGGACAACCGCCATGTCGACCTGCGCTTCTCGGAGCGCATGGCCGAGCGCGGTCTGGCCGATCCCGGCAACATCACAATTACCACCGGCAGCGACACCCTCCCGGTCCTGGACCTTTTCATCGACCAGCGCAACACCGCCTATCTCCACCTCCTCACTGCACCACAGCGAGCTGGAGCGGCCTATCAAGCCACGATCCGTCAAGGTTGGGACCTTGCCAACCATGCCCTGAGCGATACCGCCCGCACGGCCATCTTCAAGGGAGCCGCCCTTGCGGATACGATCAAACCCTATTTCATCAGCAGCCTGCCCGAGGACAAGGCCCGAACCATCGCCCTGGAAAGCCCCGTCACCCTCTACTTCTCGGAGGCCATGGACCAGCCACTGGCCGCGCTCGCCTTCGCCTTGCTCGACAGCGGCAAGATTCCGGTCCCGGGCCGCATCACCTGGCGCAATAGTGCTGCGATGGTCTTCACGCCGGCGGCCCCGCTGCGGCCGGAGCGCCCCTATCTGGTCCGGATGGCCCTCGATTCCCTGCACGACCGCCAGGGCAACCGGATCGCCGATACCCTGGTCACCGTGCGTTTTCAGACGCTCAACCCGGATACGCTCTCAGAGATCGCCGGTTCACTGCGCGACGACGCTGCCGGACGCTCCGGCCCCTTTCACCTCAGCGCCCGGGCCGGCAAAGAACCAGCCATCGAGATCACCCAGGCGCTGGAAGGCGCCTACCGCTTCGAGCGGATCCTGCCCGGCGAATACCGGATCGACTTTTTCCGTGACGAGGATGGCAATGACCGCTACTCCTACGGCCGGCCGTACCCCTGGCAGCCCGCCGAACGTTATGCCGTCTACCCCGATACCATCAAGGTGCGGGCCCGCTGGCCCAACGAAGGCAACAATTTGATCCTGCCCGAATAA
- a CDS encoding S9 family peptidase, whose protein sequence is MKKFIPMLLLSALLTVSLKAAERRAMTADDLWAMKRIGDPAPSPDGRWIAFSQTVYSMEKNSGNSDLWLLPTSGGTPRQITFNPKYDGAPQWLPDGSALTFISSRDGSSQLYRLPLEGGEAHAVTALPVDIEDYLWSADGQYFLFTATVFADAATLEESAARAAKRDESKVKARTSDHLFFRAFNQYREGMRTHLFLCDASGQNVRDLTPGEYDTPPLDLGGARDFAISPDDREVAFVRNIDPMPAAQTNNDIFLLSLAGGEPRCITSTNKAVDNTPLYSPDGRYLAYKAMARPGFEADQEELMIYERATGQVRMLTGGFDQKIGEILWAPDSKSLFLTANHQARNCIFQADLATATVKELLHQHVNNGLSVAPDGNTLYFRQQSVTNPDDLYSLDLSSGAVHQLTAVNQDLLDQLALSPAEEFWFASFDGKKAHGMLVKPPFFDPAKKYPMIYLIHGGPQGAFEDDFHYRWNPALFAAPGYVAVFVNFRGSTGYGQAWTDAVSRNWGGGPYQDLMAGVDYLLKTYPFIDGERMAAAGGSYGGFMVDWIATHTNRFKALVTHAGVFDQFSMYGATEELWFPEWEFGGLPYEKPELYRKWSASSYVENFKKFKTPTLVIHGEQDYRVPYTQGLQMFTALQRMGVPSRLLLFPDETHFILKPQNARLWWQEVHGWIDRWTK, encoded by the coding sequence ATGAAAAAATTCATTCCCATGCTGCTGCTCTCCGCCCTGCTGACCGTCTCCCTTAAGGCGGCCGAACGCCGCGCCATGACGGCCGACGACCTGTGGGCCATGAAACGAATCGGCGATCCGGCCCCGTCGCCGGACGGCCGCTGGATCGCCTTCAGCCAGACCGTCTACTCGATGGAAAAGAACAGCGGCAACTCGGACCTCTGGCTCCTCCCCACATCCGGCGGCACACCGCGCCAGATCACCTTCAACCCGAAATACGACGGCGCCCCGCAATGGCTCCCCGACGGCAGCGCCCTCACCTTCATCTCCAGCCGTGACGGTTCGAGCCAGCTCTACCGGCTGCCCCTCGAGGGCGGCGAAGCCCACGCCGTCACCGCGCTGCCGGTGGATATCGAGGATTACCTCTGGTCCGCCGATGGCCAGTACTTCCTCTTCACCGCCACAGTTTTCGCCGATGCCGCTACGCTTGAAGAGAGCGCCGCCCGCGCGGCCAAACGCGATGAATCCAAGGTGAAAGCCCGCACCAGCGACCACCTCTTCTTTCGCGCCTTCAACCAGTATCGCGAGGGGATGCGCACCCATCTCTTCCTCTGCGATGCGTCGGGTCAGAATGTCCGCGACCTCACGCCGGGCGAGTACGATACTCCGCCCCTCGATCTCGGCGGCGCCCGCGATTTCGCCATCTCGCCGGACGACCGCGAGGTCGCCTTTGTCCGCAACATCGACCCCATGCCCGCCGCGCAGACCAACAACGATATCTTCCTGCTCTCTCTGGCCGGCGGCGAGCCGCGCTGCATCACCAGCACCAACAAGGCGGTCGACAACACGCCCCTCTATTCGCCCGACGGACGCTACCTTGCTTACAAAGCCATGGCCCGGCCCGGCTTCGAAGCCGACCAGGAAGAATTGATGATCTACGAACGCGCCACCGGCCAGGTCCGGATGCTCACCGGCGGCTTTGACCAGAAAATCGGCGAAATCCTCTGGGCGCCCGACAGCAAGTCCCTCTTCCTCACCGCCAATCATCAGGCCCGCAACTGCATCTTCCAGGCCGATCTTGCCACCGCAACCGTCAAGGAACTGCTGCACCAGCACGTCAATAACGGCCTCAGCGTTGCACCTGATGGCAATACTCTCTATTTCCGCCAGCAGTCGGTCACCAACCCGGATGATCTCTACAGTCTGGATCTCTCCAGCGGCGCGGTGCACCAGCTCACCGCCGTCAACCAGGATCTGCTCGACCAGCTGGCCCTCAGTCCGGCCGAGGAGTTCTGGTTCGCCAGCTTTGACGGCAAAAAGGCGCACGGCATGCTCGTCAAACCTCCCTTCTTCGACCCGGCGAAAAAATATCCGATGATCTACCTCATTCACGGTGGCCCGCAGGGGGCTTTCGAGGACGATTTTCACTACCGCTGGAATCCCGCCCTCTTCGCCGCCCCGGGCTACGTCGCGGTTTTCGTCAATTTCCGCGGTTCCACCGGCTACGGCCAAGCATGGACCGACGCGGTCAGCAGGAATTGGGGCGGCGGGCCCTATCAGGATCTGATGGCCGGTGTCGATTACCTCCTCAAAACCTATCCCTTTATCGACGGCGAACGCATGGCCGCCGCCGGAGGCAGCTATGGCGGCTTCATGGTCGACTGGATCGCCACCCATACCAACCGTTTCAAGGCTCTGGTCACCCACGCGGGTGTCTTCGACCAGTTCAGCATGTATGGCGCCACCGAAGAGCTCTGGTTCCCCGAATGGGAGTTTGGCGGATTGCCCTACGAAAAACCGGAACTTTATCGCAAATGGTCGGCTTCAAGTTATGTGGAGAATTTTAAAAAATTCAAAACCCCGACCCTGGTGATACACGGCGAACAGGATTACCGGGTTCCCTATACCCAGGGTTTGCAGATGTTCACGGCACTGCAGCGCATGGGCGTCCCCTCGCGGCTGCTCCTCTTCCCGGACGAGACCCATTTCATCCTCAAGCCGCAGAATGCCCGGCTCTGGTGGCAGGAGGTCCATGGCTGGATCGACCGCTGGACCAAATAG